One genomic window of Cololabis saira isolate AMF1-May2022 chromosome 3, fColSai1.1, whole genome shotgun sequence includes the following:
- the dnase2 gene encoding deoxyribonuclease-2-alpha: MYLFLSLLIFLPLRGKTSPISCYNEKGDAVDWFYLYKLPKEHHSTSPTRGEQYLLLDKGSAGWTEGKETVNSTVGALGRTVGQLYSQRKGSEVAYVLYNDQPPSGEFGDRWADSGESSGGHTKGVVLVDKTQGFWLVHSTPNFPPRRREGQYYYPGSGVNNGQNFICVTYPLERFQTIGEQLQINQPKVYDCDVPASLASLLSALAAVCGKNQPSSRLVPSDTAVANRSVTLTSKGGTDFISFAKGASFDNDLYHSWVAPALRSDLLVQFWIRSTGILPSDCSRGWKVLDITLINPGQSFTFKASQDHSKWAVSPAAAGGGAGGGWVCVGDINRNQAEEKRGGGTVCLQDPVVWKAYRTAALQCQACGGGTITC, encoded by the exons ATGTATCTGTTCCTGTCCCTGCTCATCTTTCTGCCACTGCGAGGCAAAACATCCCCGATCAGCTGCTATAATGAGAAAGGAGATGCAGTTGATTG GTTCTATCTGTACAAGCTGCCCAAGGAACATCACAGTACGTCTCCCACCAGGGGGGAACAGTACTTGCTGCTGGATAAAGGCAGCGCAGGATGGACGGAGGGGAAGGAGACGGTGAACAGCACCGTGGGAGCTCTGGGCCGTACTGTCGGACAACTGTACTCACAAAGAAAG GGTTCAGAGGTCGCGTACGTCCTTTACAATGACCAGCCCCCGTCTGGAGAGTTTGGTGACAGATGGGCTGACAGCGGTGAAAGCAGCGGGGGACACACAAAAG GTGTGGTGCTGGTGGATAAAACCCAGGGCTTCTGGCTGGTGCACAGCACCCCTAACTTCCCCCCCAGGCGACGGGAAGGGCAGTACTATTACCCCGGCAGCGGCGTGAACAACGGGCAGAACTTCATCTGCGTCACCTACCCGCTGGAGCGCTTTCAGACCATCG GAGAGCAGCTGCAGATCAATCAGCCTAAGGTGTACGACTGCGACGTCCCGGCGTCCCTGGCGTCCCTGCTGTCCGCCCTGGCCGCCGTCTGTGGGAAGAATCAGCCGTCCAGCCGGCTCGTCCCGTCAGACACAGCCGTGGCCAATCGCAGCGTGACGCTGACCTCCAAGGGCGGCACCGACTTCATCAGCTTCGCCAAAGGAGCCTCGTTTGACAACG ATCTGTACCACTCCTGGGTGGCCCCGGCCCTCCGGtcagacctgctggtccagttCTGGATCCGCTCCACGGGCATCCTGCCCTCCGACTGCTCGCGGGGCTGGAAGGTTCTGGACATCACGCTCATCAACCCGGGCCAGAGCTTCACCTTCAAGGCCAGCCAGGACCACTCCAAGTGGGCGGTGAGCCCGGCGGCGGCCGGCGGGGGGGCGGGCGGCGGCTGGGTCTGCGTGGGCGACATCAACCGCAACCAGGCGGAGGAGAAGCGCGGCGGAGGCACGGTGTGTCTGCAGGATCCCGTGGTGTGGAAGGCTTACCGGACGGCGGCGCTGCAGTGCCAGGCCTGCGGAGGAGGAACCATCACCTGCTGA
- the LOC133441153 gene encoding G-protein-signaling modulator 1, with product MAEEELPLLLEPLVITEDGDITEAVPGGEATTRSSDGASEEVKGPEDEAREIHPEEEPENTNDGQNRDDTAGGEQESMTSDPSNSERGDVERERLNSSEEQLEGATGGEEEPKKARRLTPDFPEALYELLFTLQEGRRLNDQRCSFRLEGGMRRRRCHSEPNATKPTHRVVFSSMTSLQKEEFFDLVATAQARRLNDQRAQLGRSPPPKPKSRSFRGSLKQLSFVKRPAPVPVPKEDLYDMILTTQAQGRLEDQRSRAPGPMDDEDFFSLLLRVQSGRMDEQRTELPRLLKT from the exons ATGGCTGAGGAGGAGCTGCCACTGCTGCTGGAGCCTCTGGTCATCACAGAGGATGGGGACATAACTGAGGCCGTCCCAGGCGGAGAGGCCACGACCAGAAGCTCGGATGGCGCGTCTGAAGAAGTCAAGGGCCCAGAAGATGAAGCGAGGGAAATCCATCCTGAGGAGGAACCCGAGAACACAAACGATGGACAGAATAGAGATGATACTGCAGGTGGAGAGCAGGAATCCATGACCAGTGACCCCAGCAACTCAGAGCGGGGAGATGTGGAGAGAGAGAGGTTAAATTCCTCTGAGGAACAACTGGAAGGGGCAACGGGCGGAGAAGAAGAGCCCAAAAAG GCTCGCCGGTTAACCCCTGACTTCCCGGAGGCCCTGTACGAGCTGCTCTTCACCCTGCAGGAGGGCCGACGCCTCAACGACCAGCGCTGCTCCTTCAGGCTGGAGGGCggcatgaggaggaggaggtgccaCTCCGAGCCCAACGCCACCAAGCCGACCCacagag TCGTCTTCTCCTCCATGACCTCGCTGCAGAAGGAGGAGTTTTTTGACCTGGTGGCCACGGCACAGGCGCGCCGACTCAACGACCAGCGGGCGCAGCTCGGGAGGTCTCCACCGCCCAAACCCAAATCCAGGAGTTTCAGAGGAAGCTTGAAACAGCTGTCCTTTGTGAAAAGGCCTGCGCCAGTTCCTGTCCCTAAAGAGGATCTGTACGACATGATTCTGACTACGCAA GCCCAGGGCCGGCTGGAGGACCAGCGCAGCAGAGCTCCCGGACCCATGGACGACGAGGACTTCTTCTCCCTGCTCCTGCGGGTTCAGAGCGGACGCATGGACGAGCAGAGGACTGAACTTCCTCGCTTGCTGAAAACCTGA
- the pbx2 gene encoding pre-B-cell leukemia transcription factor 2, whose translation MLQPEPPPLTGSLSRGLAVSGHAAMHALSAGHGPGHPRSAGGEPGLDGGENGLESRRDIGDILQQIMTITDQSLDEAQAKKHALNCHRMKPALFSVLCEIKEKTGLSMRNAQEEEPQDPQLVRLDNMLLAEGVAGPEKGGGAAAAVSAATSSGGMSPDSSLEHSDYKSKLSQIRSIYHTELEKYEQACTEFTTHVMNLLREQSRTRPVTPREIERMVGIIHRKFSSIQTQLKQSTCEAVMILRSRFLDARRKRRNFSKQATEVLNEYFYSHLSNPYPSEEAKEELAKNCGITVSQVSNWFGNKRIRYKKNIGKFQEEANLYAMKTALGARQGDDSPHTPNSPGSGSFSLSGSADIFLGGPPVNGEQSAYQLGVQSNGNWPGRNSPPSGASPHSDQSDNSD comes from the exons ATGTTGCAGCCGGAGCCGCCTCCTCTGACGGGCAGCCTGAGCCGCGGACTCGCAGTGAGCGGACACGCCGCCATGCACGCACTGAGCGCGGGGCACGGCCCCGGCCACCCCCGCTCGGCCGGCGGGGAGCCGGGCCTGGACGGCGGGGAGAACGGGCTGGAGAGTCGGCGGGACATTGGAGACATCCTGCAGCAGATCATGACCATCACCGACCAAAGTTTGGACGAGGCGCAGGCCAA GAAACACGCACTCAACTGTCACCGAATGAAGCCAGCATTGTTCAGCGTTTTGTGCGAGATCAAGGAGAAAACTG GCCTGTCGATGAGGAACGCCCAGGAGGAGGAGCCCCAGGACCCCCAGCTGGTGCGCCTGGACAACATGCTGTTAGCGGAGGGCGTCGCAGGGCCGGAGAAGGGCGGCGGAGCTGCTGCCGCCGTGTCGGCCGCCACCAGCTCAGGAGGGATGTCGCCTGACAGCTCGCTGGAGCACTCCGACTACAAAAGCAAGCTGAGCCAGATTCGCAGTATTTACCACACTGAGCTGGAGAAGTATGAGCAG GCGTGCACCGAGTTCACCACCCACGTGATGAACCTGCTGAGGGAGCAGTCGCGCACGCGGCCCGTCACCCCGCGGGAGATCGAGCGCATGGTGGGAATCATCCACCGCAAGTTCAGCTCCATCCAGACGCAGCTGAAGCAGAGCACGTGTGAGGCCGTCATGATCCTGAGGTCCCGCTTCCTCGATGCTCG ACGCAAGAGGCGCAACTTCAGCAAGCAGGCCACGGAGGTCCTGAACGAGTATTTCTACTCGCACCTGTCCAACCCATACCCCAGCGAAGAAGCCAAAGAGGAACTTGCCAAAAATTGTGGAATCACCGTCTCACAG GTCTCCAACTGGTTTGGTAACAAGAGAATCCGCTACAAGAAAAATATCGGCAAGTTCCAGGAAGAGGCCAACCTCTACGCCATGAAGACAGCCTTGGGGGCCCGACAGGGCGACGACTCCCCGCACACTCCCAACTCCCCAG GATCCGGGTCCTTCTCACTGTCTGGGTCGGCTGACATATTCCTCGGCGGTCCACCCGTGAACGGCGAGCAGTCTGCCTACCAACTGGGAGTGCAG TCTAACGGAAACTGGCCGGGCCGAAACTCGCCCCCGTCCGGCGCTTCTCCCCACAGCGACCAATCAGACAACTCCGACTGA